A genomic segment from Leopardus geoffroyi isolate Oge1 chromosome A2, O.geoffroyi_Oge1_pat1.0, whole genome shotgun sequence encodes:
- the USP19 gene encoding ubiquitin carboxyl-terminal hydrolase 19 isoform X10 has translation MSGGASTTGPRRGPPGLEEATSKKKQKDRANQESKDGDPRRGSVSSREEQAKEELLLDWRQSADEVIVKLRVGAGPLRLEEVDAAFTDTDCVVRLPGGRQWGGVFYAEIESSCTKVQARKGGLLQLALPKKVPLLTWPSLLKKPLGTQEALPGLRCQENGQEPSPIALEPGPEPRRGKQEARNQKRAQGRGEVGAGAGPGAQAGPSAKRAVHLRRGPDGEGSRDGPGPRGDAPPFLAETATQAEAEEQLRVPPLNPQTCLLSSEENLALLAGEKTVSPRNDPVSPAMARSRDPEKGDRSKEEMAEAADALTLVDGKEPESMVNLAFVKNDSYEKGPDSVVVHVYVKEICRDTSRVLFREQDFTLIFQTRDGNFLRLHPGCGPHTIFRWQVKLRNLIEPEQCTFCFTASRIDICLRKRQSQRWGGLEAPAARGAVGGAKVAVPTGPTPLDSTPPGGAPHPLTGQEEARAVEKEKPKARSEDTGLDGVVARTPMEHVAPKPEPHLASPKPTCMVPPMPHSPVSGDSVEEEEEEEKKVCLPGFTGLVNLGNTCFMNSVIQSLSNTRELRDFFHDRSFEAEINYNNPLGTGGRLAIGFAVLLRALWKGTHHAFQPSKLKAIVASKASQFTGYAQHDAQEFMAFLLDGLHEDLNRIQNKPYTETVDSDGRPDEVVAEEAWQRHKMRNDSFIVDLFQGQYKSKLVCPVCAKVSITFDPFLYLPVPLPQKQKVLPVFYFAREPHSKPIKFLVSISKENSSASEVLESLSQSVHVKPENLRLAEVIKNRFHRVFLPSHSLDTVSPSDTLLCFELLSPELAKERVVVLEVQQRPQVPSIPISKCAACQRKQQSEDEKLKRCTRCYRVGYCNQLCQKTHWPDHKGLCRPENIGYPFLVSVPASRLTYARLAQLLEGYARYSVSVFQPPFQPGRMALESQGTGCTTLLSTSSLEAGDSERDPIQPPELQLVTPVAEGDTGVPRTWAAPDRGSVPSTSGVSSEVLASGPVEVGSLPAGERMSRPEAAVPGYQHPSEAINAHTPQFFIYKIDASNREQRLEDKGDTPLELGEDCSLALVWRNNERLQEFVLVASKELECAEDPGSAGEAARAGHFTLDQCLNLFTRPEVLAPEEAWYCPQCKQHREASKQLLLWRLPNVLIVQLKRFSFRSFIWRDKINDLVEFPVRNLDLSKFCIGQKEEQLPSYDLYAVINHYGGMIGGHYTACARLPNDRSSQRSDVGWRLFDDSTVTTVDESQVVTRYAYVLFYRRRNSPVERPPRAGHSEHHPDLGPAAEAAASQGLGPGQAPEVAPTRTAPERFAPPVDRPAPTYSNMEEVD, from the exons ATGTCTGGTGGGGCCAGCACCACGGGCCCAAGGAGAGGTCCCCCAGGACTGGAGGAGGCCACCAGTAAGAAGAAGCAGAAGGATCGAGCAAACCAGGAGAGCAAGGATGGAGATCCTAGGAGAG GGTCAGTGTCCTCTCGGGAGGAGCAGGCCAAAGAGG AGTTGTTGCTTGATTGGAGGCAGAGTGCAGATGAGGTGATTGTCAAGCTTCGTGTGGGAGCGGGTCCCCTGCGGCTGGAGGAGGTGGATGCTGCTTTCACAGACACAGACTGCGTGGTGCGGCTTCCAG GTGGTCGGCAGTGGGGTGGTGTTTTCTATGCTGAGATAGAAAGTTCTTGCACCAAAGTACAAGCCCGCAAGGGTGGCCTCCTGCAGCTGGCACTGCCCAAGAAGGTGCCTCTGCTCACATGGCCCTCTCTTCTG AAGAAACCTCTAGGGACCCAGGAGGCGTTGCCAGGGCTGCGGTGTCAGGAGAATGGGCAGGAGCCATCTCCCATTGCCCTGGAGCCAGGCCCTGAGCCCCGGCGGGGTAAACAGGAGGCCCGGAACCAGAAGAGGGCCCAGGGCCGTGGTGAGGTAGGCGCAGGGGCTGGCCCCGGGGCCCAGGCAGGGCCCAGCGCCAAGAGGGCTGTGCATCTCCGCAGAGGGCCAGATGGGGAAGGGTCCAGAGATGGGCCTGGACCCCGGGGCGATGCCCCCCCCTTCTTGGCtgagacagccacccag GCTGAGGCTGAGGAACAGCTCCGGGTACCACCGCTGAACCCCCAGACCTGCCTTTTGAGTTCAGAGGAGAATCTAGCACTCTTGGCAGGAGAGAAGACCGTGTCCCCCAGGAATGATCCAGTCTCCCCAGCCATGGCTCGGAGCAGAGATCCTGAGAAAGGTGACCGTTCCAAAGAGGAGATGGCAGAGGCAGCAGATGCTCTAACCTTGGTGGATGGtaaag AGCCGGAGTCCATGGTGAACCTGGCATTTGTCAAGAATGACTCATATGAGAAGGGCCCGGATTCAGTGGTGGTGCATGTGTACGTGAAAGAAATCTGCAGGGACACTTCTCGAGTGCTTTTCCGCGAGCAAGATTTCACGCTTATCTTCCAGACCAG GGATGGAAACTTCCTGAGACTACACCCAGGCTGTGGGCCCCATACCATCTTCCGTTGGCAGGTGAAGCTCAG GAACCTGATTGAGCCTGAGCAGTGCACCTTTTGCTTCACGGCCTCTCGAATTGACATCTGCCTCCGAAAGCGGCAAAGTCAGCGCTGGGGGGGCCTGGAGGCCCCAGCTGCACGAG GTGCAGTGGGTGGTGCAAAGGTTGCCGTGCCGACAGGTCCAACCCCTCTGGATTCAACCCCACCGGgaggtgccccccaccctctcACAGGCCAGGAGGAAGCTCGGGCTGTGGAGAAGGAAAAACCCAAGGCTCGATCTGAGGACACGGGGCTGGATGGTGTGGTGGCCCGCACCCCCATGGAGCATGTAGCCCCAAAGCCAGAGCCACACCTAGCCTCG CCCAAGCCCACATGTATGGTGCCTCCAATGCCCCACAGCCCTGTGAGCGGAGATagtgtggaggaagaggaggaggaagagaagaaggtgTGTTTGCCTGGCTTCACTGGCCTTGTCAACCTAGGCAACACCTGCTTCATGAACAGTGTCATTCAGTCTCTGTCCAATACTCGGGAGCTCCGGGACTTCTTCCACG ACCGCTCCTTTGAGGCCGAGATCAACTACAACAACCCACTGGGGACTGGTGGGCGTCTGGCCATTGGCTTTGCTGTGTTGCTCCGGGCACTGTGGAAGGGCACCCACCATGCCTTCCAGCCTTCCAAGTTGAAG GCCATTGTGGCGAGCAAGGCCAGCCAGTTCACAGGCTATGCGCAGCATGATGCCCAGGAGTTCATGGCTTTCTTGCTGGATGGGCTGCATGAAGACTTGAATCGCATTCAGAACAAGCCCTACACAGAAACTGTGGATTCAGATGGGCGGCCCGATGAG GTGGTGGCTGAAGAAGCATGGCAGCGGCATAAGATGAGGAATGACTCTTTCATCGTAGACCTGTTTCAGGGCCAGTATAAGTCGAAGCTGGTGTGCCCTGTGTGTGCCAAG GTCTCCATCACTTTTGACCCATTCCTCTACCTGCCAGTACCCTTGCCACAGAAGCAGAAGGTTCTCCCCGTCTTCTATTTTGCCCGGGAGCCGCACAGCAAACCCATCAAG TTTCTGGTGAGCATCAGCAAGGAGAACTCCAGTGCAAGTGAAGTGTTGGAATCCCTCTCTCAGAGTGTCCACGTGAAGCCTGAGAACCTGCGTCTAGCTGAG GTGATTAAGAATCGTTTCCACCGTGTATTCCTGCCCTCCCACTCATTGGACACTGTGTCCCCATCTGACACGCTCCTCTGCTTTGAGCTGCTATCCCCAGAGTTGGCTAAGGAGCGGGTGGTGGTGCTAGAGGTGCAGCAG CGCCCCCAGGTGCCCAGCATCCCCATCTCCAAGTGTGCAGCCTGCCAGCGGAAGCAGCAGTCAGAGGACGAGAAGCTGAAGCGCTGTACCCGGTGCTACCGCGTGGGCTACTGCAACCA GCTCTGCCAGAAAACCCACTGGCCTGACCACAAGGGTCTCTGCCGCCCTGAGAACATTGGCTACCCATTTCTGGTCAGTGTACCTGCCTCACGTCTCACTTATGCTCGTCTTGCTCAGCTGCTAGAGGGCTATGCCCG GTATTCTGTGAGTGTATTCCAACCACCCTTCCAGCCTGGCCGCATGGCCTTGGAATCCCAGGGCACTGGCTGTACTACGTTGCTCTCTACTAGCTCCCTGGAGGCTGGGGACAGTGAGAGGGACCCGATTCAGCCGCCTGAGCTCCAGTTGGTGACCCCCGTGGCTGAGGGGGACACAGGGGTCCCTAGGACATGGGCGGCTCCTGATcggggctctgtgcccagcaccagTGGAGTTTCTTCTGAGGTGCTGGCCAGTGGGCCTGTTGAAGTTGGCTCCTTGCCTGCTGGTGAGAGGATGTCTCGGCCCGAAG CTGCTGTGCCTGGATATCAGCACCCAAGTGAAGCCATAAATGCCCACACCCCTCagttcttcatctataaaattgacGCATCTAACCGAGAGCAGCGGCTGGAGGACAAAG GAGACACCCCCCTGGAGCTGGGTGAGGACTGCAGCCTGGCTCTAGTGTGGCGGAACAATGAGCGCCTGCAGGAATTTGTGTTGGTAGCCTCCAAAGAGCTGGAGTGTGCTGAGGATCCAGGCTCTGCTGGTGAGGCTGCCCGTGCTGGGCACTTTACTCTGGACCAGTGCCTGAACCTCTTCACTCGGCCTGAGGTGCTGGCGCCTGAGGAGGCTTG GTACTGCCCACAGTGTAAACAACACAGAGAGGCCTCCAAGCAGCTGCTGCTGTGGCGCTTGCCCAACGTACTCATTGTGCAGCTCAAGCGCTTCTCCTTTCGGAGTTTCATTTGGCGTGACAAGATCAACGACCTGGTGGAGTTCCCTGTTCG GAACCTGGACCTGAGCAAGTTTTGCATTGGTCAGAAAGAGGAACAGCTGCCTAGCTACGACCTGTACGCTGTCATCAACCACTACGGAGGCATGATTGGCGGCCACTACACTGCCTGTGCCCGCCTGCCCAATGACCGCAGCAGCCAGCGCAGCGACGTGG GGTGGCGCTTATTTGATGACAGCACGGTGACAACAGTAGACGAGAGCCAGGTCGTGACGCGTTATGCCTATGTACTCTTCTACCGCCGGCGGAACTCTCCTGTGGAGAGGCCCCCCAGGGCAGGTCACTCTGAGCACCACCCAGACCTAGGCCCTGCAGCCGAGGCTGCTGCCAGCCAG GGACTGGGCCCTGGCCAGGCCCCCGAGGTGGCCCCCACGCGGACAGCCCCTGAACGCTTCGCCCCCCCTGTGGACCGCCCAGCCCCCACCTACAGCAACATGGAGGAGGTCGATTAG
- the USP19 gene encoding ubiquitin carboxyl-terminal hydrolase 19 isoform X11, with product MSGGASTTGPRRGPPGLEEATSKKKQKDRANQESKDGDPRRGSVSSREEQAKEELLLDWRQSADEVIVKLRVGAGPLRLEEVDAAFTDTDCVVRLPGGRQWGGVFYAEIESSCTKVQARKGGLLQLALPKKVPLLTWPSLLKKPLGTQEALPGLRCQENGQEPSPIALEPGPEPRRGKQEARNQKRAQGRGEVGAGAGPGAQAGPSAKRAVHLRRGPDGEGSRDGPGPRGDAPPFLAETATQAEAEEQLRVPPLNPQTCLLSSEENLALLAGEKTVSPRNDPVSPAMARSRDPEKGDRSKEEMAEAADALTLVDEPESMVNLAFVKNDSYEKGPDSVVVHVYVKEICRDTSRVLFREQDFTLIFQTRDGNFLRLHPGCGPHTIFRWQVKLRNLIEPEQCTFCFTASRIDICLRKRQSQRWGGLEAPAARGAVGGAKVAVPTGPTPLDSTPPGGAPHPLTGQEEARAVEKEKPKARSEDTGLDGVVARTPMEHVAPKPEPHLASPKPTCMVPPMPHSPVSGDSVEEEEEEEKKVCLPGFTGLVNLGNTCFMNSVIQSLSNTRELRDFFHDRSFEAEINYNNPLGTGGRLAIGFAVLLRALWKGTHHAFQPSKLKAIVASKASQFTGYAQHDAQEFMAFLLDGLHEDLNRIQNKPYTETVDSDGRPDEVVAEEAWQRHKMRNDSFIVDLFQGQYKSKLVCPVCAKVSITFDPFLYLPVPLPQKQKVLPVFYFAREPHSKPIKFLVSISKENSSASEVLESLSQSVHVKPENLRLAEVIKNRFHRVFLPSHSLDTVSPSDTLLCFELLSPELAKERVVVLEVQQRPQVPSIPISKCAACQRKQQSEDEKLKRCTRCYRVGYCNQLCQKTHWPDHKGLCRPENIGYPFLVSVPASRLTYARLAQLLEGYARYSVSVFQPPFQPGRMALESQGTGCTTLLSTSSLEAGDSERDPIQPPELQLVTPVAEGDTGVPRTWAAPDRGSVPSTSGVSSEVLASGPVEVGSLPAGERMSRPEAAVPGYQHPSEAINAHTPQFFIYKIDASNREQRLEDKGDTPLELGEDCSLALVWRNNERLQEFVLVASKELECAEDPGSAGEAARAGHFTLDQCLNLFTRPEVLAPEEAWYCPQCKQHREASKQLLLWRLPNVLIVQLKRFSFRSFIWRDKINDLVEFPVRNLDLSKFCIGQKEEQLPSYDLYAVINHYGGMIGGHYTACARLPNDRSSQRSDVGWRLFDDSTVTTVDESQVVTRYAYVLFYRRRNSPVERPPRAGHSEHHPDLGPAAEAAASQGLGPGQAPEVAPTRTAPERFAPPVDRPAPTYSNMEEVD from the exons ATGTCTGGTGGGGCCAGCACCACGGGCCCAAGGAGAGGTCCCCCAGGACTGGAGGAGGCCACCAGTAAGAAGAAGCAGAAGGATCGAGCAAACCAGGAGAGCAAGGATGGAGATCCTAGGAGAG GGTCAGTGTCCTCTCGGGAGGAGCAGGCCAAAGAGG AGTTGTTGCTTGATTGGAGGCAGAGTGCAGATGAGGTGATTGTCAAGCTTCGTGTGGGAGCGGGTCCCCTGCGGCTGGAGGAGGTGGATGCTGCTTTCACAGACACAGACTGCGTGGTGCGGCTTCCAG GTGGTCGGCAGTGGGGTGGTGTTTTCTATGCTGAGATAGAAAGTTCTTGCACCAAAGTACAAGCCCGCAAGGGTGGCCTCCTGCAGCTGGCACTGCCCAAGAAGGTGCCTCTGCTCACATGGCCCTCTCTTCTG AAGAAACCTCTAGGGACCCAGGAGGCGTTGCCAGGGCTGCGGTGTCAGGAGAATGGGCAGGAGCCATCTCCCATTGCCCTGGAGCCAGGCCCTGAGCCCCGGCGGGGTAAACAGGAGGCCCGGAACCAGAAGAGGGCCCAGGGCCGTGGTGAGGTAGGCGCAGGGGCTGGCCCCGGGGCCCAGGCAGGGCCCAGCGCCAAGAGGGCTGTGCATCTCCGCAGAGGGCCAGATGGGGAAGGGTCCAGAGATGGGCCTGGACCCCGGGGCGATGCCCCCCCCTTCTTGGCtgagacagccacccag GCTGAGGCTGAGGAACAGCTCCGGGTACCACCGCTGAACCCCCAGACCTGCCTTTTGAGTTCAGAGGAGAATCTAGCACTCTTGGCAGGAGAGAAGACCGTGTCCCCCAGGAATGATCCAGTCTCCCCAGCCATGGCTCGGAGCAGAGATCCTGAGAAAGGTGACCGTTCCAAAGAGGAGATGGCAGAGGCAGCAGATGCTCTAACCTTGGTGGATG AGCCGGAGTCCATGGTGAACCTGGCATTTGTCAAGAATGACTCATATGAGAAGGGCCCGGATTCAGTGGTGGTGCATGTGTACGTGAAAGAAATCTGCAGGGACACTTCTCGAGTGCTTTTCCGCGAGCAAGATTTCACGCTTATCTTCCAGACCAG GGATGGAAACTTCCTGAGACTACACCCAGGCTGTGGGCCCCATACCATCTTCCGTTGGCAGGTGAAGCTCAG GAACCTGATTGAGCCTGAGCAGTGCACCTTTTGCTTCACGGCCTCTCGAATTGACATCTGCCTCCGAAAGCGGCAAAGTCAGCGCTGGGGGGGCCTGGAGGCCCCAGCTGCACGAG GTGCAGTGGGTGGTGCAAAGGTTGCCGTGCCGACAGGTCCAACCCCTCTGGATTCAACCCCACCGGgaggtgccccccaccctctcACAGGCCAGGAGGAAGCTCGGGCTGTGGAGAAGGAAAAACCCAAGGCTCGATCTGAGGACACGGGGCTGGATGGTGTGGTGGCCCGCACCCCCATGGAGCATGTAGCCCCAAAGCCAGAGCCACACCTAGCCTCG CCCAAGCCCACATGTATGGTGCCTCCAATGCCCCACAGCCCTGTGAGCGGAGATagtgtggaggaagaggaggaggaagagaagaaggtgTGTTTGCCTGGCTTCACTGGCCTTGTCAACCTAGGCAACACCTGCTTCATGAACAGTGTCATTCAGTCTCTGTCCAATACTCGGGAGCTCCGGGACTTCTTCCACG ACCGCTCCTTTGAGGCCGAGATCAACTACAACAACCCACTGGGGACTGGTGGGCGTCTGGCCATTGGCTTTGCTGTGTTGCTCCGGGCACTGTGGAAGGGCACCCACCATGCCTTCCAGCCTTCCAAGTTGAAG GCCATTGTGGCGAGCAAGGCCAGCCAGTTCACAGGCTATGCGCAGCATGATGCCCAGGAGTTCATGGCTTTCTTGCTGGATGGGCTGCATGAAGACTTGAATCGCATTCAGAACAAGCCCTACACAGAAACTGTGGATTCAGATGGGCGGCCCGATGAG GTGGTGGCTGAAGAAGCATGGCAGCGGCATAAGATGAGGAATGACTCTTTCATCGTAGACCTGTTTCAGGGCCAGTATAAGTCGAAGCTGGTGTGCCCTGTGTGTGCCAAG GTCTCCATCACTTTTGACCCATTCCTCTACCTGCCAGTACCCTTGCCACAGAAGCAGAAGGTTCTCCCCGTCTTCTATTTTGCCCGGGAGCCGCACAGCAAACCCATCAAG TTTCTGGTGAGCATCAGCAAGGAGAACTCCAGTGCAAGTGAAGTGTTGGAATCCCTCTCTCAGAGTGTCCACGTGAAGCCTGAGAACCTGCGTCTAGCTGAG GTGATTAAGAATCGTTTCCACCGTGTATTCCTGCCCTCCCACTCATTGGACACTGTGTCCCCATCTGACACGCTCCTCTGCTTTGAGCTGCTATCCCCAGAGTTGGCTAAGGAGCGGGTGGTGGTGCTAGAGGTGCAGCAG CGCCCCCAGGTGCCCAGCATCCCCATCTCCAAGTGTGCAGCCTGCCAGCGGAAGCAGCAGTCAGAGGACGAGAAGCTGAAGCGCTGTACCCGGTGCTACCGCGTGGGCTACTGCAACCA GCTCTGCCAGAAAACCCACTGGCCTGACCACAAGGGTCTCTGCCGCCCTGAGAACATTGGCTACCCATTTCTGGTCAGTGTACCTGCCTCACGTCTCACTTATGCTCGTCTTGCTCAGCTGCTAGAGGGCTATGCCCG GTATTCTGTGAGTGTATTCCAACCACCCTTCCAGCCTGGCCGCATGGCCTTGGAATCCCAGGGCACTGGCTGTACTACGTTGCTCTCTACTAGCTCCCTGGAGGCTGGGGACAGTGAGAGGGACCCGATTCAGCCGCCTGAGCTCCAGTTGGTGACCCCCGTGGCTGAGGGGGACACAGGGGTCCCTAGGACATGGGCGGCTCCTGATcggggctctgtgcccagcaccagTGGAGTTTCTTCTGAGGTGCTGGCCAGTGGGCCTGTTGAAGTTGGCTCCTTGCCTGCTGGTGAGAGGATGTCTCGGCCCGAAG CTGCTGTGCCTGGATATCAGCACCCAAGTGAAGCCATAAATGCCCACACCCCTCagttcttcatctataaaattgacGCATCTAACCGAGAGCAGCGGCTGGAGGACAAAG GAGACACCCCCCTGGAGCTGGGTGAGGACTGCAGCCTGGCTCTAGTGTGGCGGAACAATGAGCGCCTGCAGGAATTTGTGTTGGTAGCCTCCAAAGAGCTGGAGTGTGCTGAGGATCCAGGCTCTGCTGGTGAGGCTGCCCGTGCTGGGCACTTTACTCTGGACCAGTGCCTGAACCTCTTCACTCGGCCTGAGGTGCTGGCGCCTGAGGAGGCTTG GTACTGCCCACAGTGTAAACAACACAGAGAGGCCTCCAAGCAGCTGCTGCTGTGGCGCTTGCCCAACGTACTCATTGTGCAGCTCAAGCGCTTCTCCTTTCGGAGTTTCATTTGGCGTGACAAGATCAACGACCTGGTGGAGTTCCCTGTTCG GAACCTGGACCTGAGCAAGTTTTGCATTGGTCAGAAAGAGGAACAGCTGCCTAGCTACGACCTGTACGCTGTCATCAACCACTACGGAGGCATGATTGGCGGCCACTACACTGCCTGTGCCCGCCTGCCCAATGACCGCAGCAGCCAGCGCAGCGACGTGG GGTGGCGCTTATTTGATGACAGCACGGTGACAACAGTAGACGAGAGCCAGGTCGTGACGCGTTATGCCTATGTACTCTTCTACCGCCGGCGGAACTCTCCTGTGGAGAGGCCCCCCAGGGCAGGTCACTCTGAGCACCACCCAGACCTAGGCCCTGCAGCCGAGGCTGCTGCCAGCCAG GGACTGGGCCCTGGCCAGGCCCCCGAGGTGGCCCCCACGCGGACAGCCCCTGAACGCTTCGCCCCCCCTGTGGACCGCCCAGCCCCCACCTACAGCAACATGGAGGAGGTCGATTAG